A genomic window from Granulicella aggregans includes:
- a CDS encoding AAA family ATPase, with translation MKTVAIVSQKGGVGKTTVALHLAVAAERDGKPTVIIDLDPQASAATWKDLREDETPIVQPAQVNRLGVILAEAEKQGAAFVVIDTSPNSESSSLSAARAADLVLIPCRPHLLDLKAIGSSIELARLAKKPFAVVVNAVPPRGGLASEADMAIGTYDAPIAPVHLSMRAAYYHCLVNGQVAQEYEPLGKAAEEAHELYKWVRKQLDM, from the coding sequence AAAGACGACAGTCGCTCTGCATTTAGCTGTCGCGGCAGAGAGGGATGGAAAGCCCACTGTAATCATCGACCTTGATCCTCAGGCGAGTGCCGCGACGTGGAAGGATCTTCGAGAAGATGAGACACCCATAGTCCAGCCCGCACAGGTAAATAGATTGGGTGTGATCTTGGCTGAAGCGGAGAAGCAAGGAGCTGCTTTTGTTGTAATAGACACGTCGCCCAATTCAGAAAGCTCGTCGCTTTCGGCGGCTCGCGCAGCCGATCTAGTGCTTATTCCCTGCAGACCACATCTGCTCGATCTGAAAGCCATAGGCTCGTCAATTGAGCTTGCGCGCCTAGCGAAGAAGCCCTTTGCCGTGGTTGTCAATGCCGTTCCTCCGCGCGGAGGGCTTGCTTCTGAAGCAGATATGGCTATCGGTACCTACGATGCTCCTATCGCTCCCGTTCATCTCTCGATGCGGGCTGCTTACTATCACTGTTTGGTAAACGGGCAAGTTGCGCAGGAATACGAGCCATTAGGCAAGGCTGCCGAGGAGGCGCACGAATTGTACAAGTGGGTGCGGAAGCAATTAGACATGTAG
- a CDS encoding ribbon-helix-helix domain-containing protein has protein sequence MKRTSMAQALSQAAGHSFSRQPAREIEVQQAQSDENRSKPQLLRPVAPSRAGKKPITGFFEPEVSRQIKKAAIESDKTMQELLQEALNDLFRKYDLPPIA, from the coding sequence ATGAAACGAACTTCTATGGCCCAGGCATTGAGTCAGGCGGCAGGGCATTCCTTTTCCCGACAACCGGCACGGGAGATTGAGGTCCAGCAGGCCCAATCCGATGAAAACAGGTCAAAGCCTCAACTATTAAGACCTGTGGCACCGTCTCGAGCAGGGAAGAAGCCAATTACCGGGTTTTTCGAGCCGGAAGTGTCCCGGCAGATTAAAAAAGCCGCGATAGAGAGCGACAAGACTATGCAGGAGCTTTTGCAAGAGGCTCTCAACGATCTCTTTCGTAAGTACGATCTTCCCCCAATTGCATGA
- a CDS encoding replication protein RepA, translating into MEFSEEQSDLFGGHSITDDRSRELVELMASISERDPNEEERGYIARMLVQACFPYRRIPANEFSRVANNFRLTIMAPSDVGLPFGVLPRLMFMWMTREAMFKKNRRLELGHSLTEFMMQLNLSLTGGKTGTITRLRDQMKRMASSTLSVTYDNGRSWSLRQVGMIEEAEFLWEEKQAGKSDQPGLWSSTILLSEAFYKEITNRPVPFDMRVVQVIREKTQSPLALDLYLWLNYRMKYLSRPTDIPWGKLQLQFGANYADTRQGRHEFKREFLKQMEVVRMAFRKAAPSIKEHTDGRGIRLLPGESSVPDIPRFD; encoded by the coding sequence ATGGAGTTTAGCGAAGAGCAGTCTGACTTGTTTGGGGGCCACAGCATAACGGATGATCGATCGCGCGAGTTGGTTGAACTCATGGCGTCTATCAGCGAGCGCGATCCCAACGAGGAAGAGCGAGGTTATATCGCTCGGATGCTCGTTCAGGCCTGTTTCCCCTACCGGCGCATTCCTGCCAATGAGTTCTCGCGTGTAGCGAATAACTTCCGATTAACAATCATGGCCCCCTCCGACGTAGGCCTTCCTTTCGGTGTGTTGCCTCGCCTGATGTTTATGTGGATGACCCGTGAAGCTATGTTCAAGAAGAACAGGCGGCTTGAGTTGGGGCACTCTTTAACTGAGTTCATGATGCAGCTAAATCTCTCGCTGACGGGTGGAAAGACAGGCACTATAACCCGACTGCGGGACCAGATGAAGCGCATGGCCTCTTCTACTCTGTCGGTGACCTATGACAATGGTCGTTCCTGGAGCTTGCGCCAGGTCGGCATGATCGAAGAAGCAGAGTTTTTGTGGGAGGAGAAGCAGGCAGGGAAGTCAGATCAGCCCGGACTTTGGTCTTCCACGATTCTGCTAAGCGAGGCCTTCTATAAAGAGATTACCAACCGACCCGTCCCCTTCGACATGCGAGTTGTCCAAGTGATTCGAGAGAAGACGCAAAGTCCGCTAGCTCTCGATCTGTACCTATGGCTGAATTACCGGATGAAGTATCTCAGCCGGCCCACTGACATACCATGGGGCAAGCTACAGCTTCAGTTTGGGGCCAATTACGCGGATACCCGCCAAGGGCGTCATGAATTTAAGCGCGAGTTCCTGAAGCAAATGGAGGTCGTCAGAATGGCGTTTAGAAAAGCAGCGCCGAGTATTAAAGAGCACACTGACGGTCGGGGAATCAGACTACTTCCAGGCGAAAGTAGTGTGCCGGACATCCCAAGGTTCGACTGA
- a CDS encoding type II toxin-antitoxin system TacA family antitoxin, translating to MAVAESRTKNVSSRKARPAAKPAGKTRATLNMRIQPDLRILIDRAAEVAGQNRTDFVLDAARKAAQTTLLDQVHLQLSPAAFKAFIQRLDAPPQPNQRLRKSLETLAPWE from the coding sequence ATGGCTGTCGCTGAATCCCGCACAAAGAACGTTTCTAGCCGCAAAGCTCGTCCTGCGGCGAAGCCAGCCGGGAAGACGCGCGCCACGCTGAACATGCGCATTCAGCCCGATCTGCGCATCCTGATCGACCGAGCGGCCGAAGTAGCCGGCCAGAATCGCACCGACTTCGTGCTCGATGCCGCACGCAAGGCCGCGCAGACTACCTTGCTCGATCAGGTCCATCTTCAGTTGAGCCCGGCAGCCTTCAAAGCATTCATCCAGCGTCTCGATGCGCCGCCGCAGCCGAACCAGCGTTTGCGCAAGAGCCTCGAGACGCTCGCGCCCTGGGAATAG
- a CDS encoding GNAT family N-acetyltransferase, with protein MALSAPAVLAEHHDLTQFRSGELSLDEWLIKRARANQADGASRTFVVCEGNRVLGYYALTSGSVSLAGLPGKFRRNMPDPIPVVMLGRLAVDLRLARKGVGRGFFKDAVQRVAHAADTIGIRGIVVHPISDDARAFYLKLGFSECAGDPRLMVVTLKDAREVLNSLSA; from the coding sequence GTGGCGTTGTCTGCACCAGCCGTGCTGGCCGAACATCATGACCTGACTCAGTTCCGATCGGGCGAGCTCTCGCTCGATGAATGGCTCATCAAGCGCGCTCGCGCCAATCAGGCAGATGGAGCAAGCAGGACCTTCGTCGTCTGTGAAGGGAACCGGGTGCTCGGCTATTACGCTCTTACCTCGGGTTCAGTCAGCCTGGCTGGGCTGCCGGGTAAGTTCCGGCGCAACATGCCAGACCCCATTCCGGTCGTCATGCTGGGGCGGCTCGCCGTCGATCTCAGGCTTGCGCGCAAAGGCGTCGGTCGAGGCTTCTTCAAGGATGCCGTCCAGCGTGTCGCGCACGCCGCGGACACCATCGGTATCCGCGGTATCGTCGTACATCCCATCTCCGACGATGCACGCGCCTTCTATCTCAAGCTCGGTTTCTCCGAGTGCGCCGGAGATCCGAGACTCATGGTCGTGACCCTCAAGGACGCGCGTGAAGTCCTGAACAGCCTAAGTGCTTAG
- a CDS encoding carboxypeptidase-like regulatory domain-containing protein, giving the protein MAVFAILICFATKAHAQVSATINGTVTDSSGAVIAGATVTLTNDATKEKRDTVSNGAGYFAFPALLTGTYSIHIDAKGFEGYQQPGIALSAGDVRQLKNLSLTIGSESMTVDVQENTQIIPVDNGQRAALLDSKDIQQLAIEGRNLSELLKVLPGVTSVANGLSNGAQFDPTVAGSATSAVGNGLNANGAPNRGGTSQLSDGVDIDDPGCNCNSIAVLNPDMTQEVSVQTSNFGADAPRGPVVINSISKSGGANYHGEGYFYVRNDVLNANDWQSDHAGTPKGSAHYYYPGGNVGGPIPLTHKKVLGWIGYERILQNTGNANRLQSFIPTPDMMSGNFTDTPANVAFCKGALTPGATNGCNDLTGTVLPDGSIIGQGSRPAGIIPAEFLDPGSQSLASFWPKANADPATTPGGYNYNQVIAGIHDGYIFRARVDYNLDDSNTFFISYQYGQDSAPSQGNGAHIYWTPGNSIPYPGGGLISSSFSKSVAGHFTHIFSATFTNEFIASWGYGNFPVGPTNASGAYRTTLGYPTGYGTVFKTGSLLVPSYSSAGNLTFPDFSQQDIFETGGKYLVRKEMPAFSDGLTKVVGTHTVKVGIYAENVGNIQGGSFSPNGSLNNFGAGGKVYNNLITGNPLGSPNNPTANFLLGNVLSYTENNAAPISDMAYQTLSFYGNDSWKVTKRLSLEYGVRFEHIGHWYDRQGTGLAVFAPGLVASDLAAGKLNPGIYSHATSPGISKAGSPDRLLFVSPRFGVSYDIFGTGKTIVRGGWGRYRFSDQYNDYTGALSTAQAIQTYSLPNQTSVLLSQIGSIPVPAPGGVSGGVNAVGASDYGIPETTSYNLTISQQAPWNSLVEVAYVGNSDHQLLIGGQTISGSGFTSYIDVNKVPLGAFFAPDPITGVISPNPENLSQGAPNNKEADYRPYGKAYGTNSVVVNQHVGYGNYNGLQLSWVKRSSSFTFNFNYTWSKSLGTGLLEDPFVLRNNYGVTAVDRPQVFNSSYAYNFRRVYHGDSRLLAGASNGWTLSGISTLQSGGNLQALDSPNFGLNITGLSQNTYFGTSAPKLIQPVVTCDPTSHLATNQKLNESCFAAPAVGSNGPSTYPYYKGAAFFDTDLAAYKSFQIREKQDVQFRISAFNWVNHPLSQFSGGNQLQLNYNNNLTPNTSSNSPTQGFLDTKAGGHAARILELAVKYNF; this is encoded by the coding sequence ATGGCAGTCTTCGCTATCCTAATTTGCTTTGCGACCAAAGCCCATGCACAGGTATCGGCGACGATCAACGGAACTGTTACCGACAGCAGCGGAGCCGTGATCGCCGGGGCGACCGTGACGCTCACTAACGATGCGACGAAAGAAAAGCGCGATACAGTGAGCAACGGTGCCGGATACTTCGCCTTTCCCGCGCTGCTCACGGGCACCTATTCTATCCACATCGACGCCAAGGGCTTTGAGGGATATCAGCAACCGGGTATCGCGCTGAGCGCCGGCGATGTTCGCCAATTGAAGAACCTCTCGCTGACGATCGGCAGCGAGTCTATGACGGTCGACGTACAAGAGAACACTCAGATCATCCCCGTGGATAATGGGCAGCGGGCCGCCTTGCTCGATAGCAAGGACATCCAGCAGCTTGCCATTGAGGGCCGCAACCTCTCGGAACTGCTTAAGGTGCTTCCGGGCGTAACCAGTGTAGCTAACGGACTAAGCAATGGCGCCCAGTTCGATCCCACGGTCGCCGGCTCCGCGACGAGCGCTGTCGGTAACGGATTGAATGCAAACGGGGCTCCGAACCGTGGTGGCACCAGCCAGCTCTCCGACGGCGTCGACATCGACGACCCAGGTTGCAACTGTAACTCGATCGCTGTCCTCAATCCCGATATGACTCAGGAGGTCAGCGTCCAGACGTCGAACTTCGGTGCCGACGCGCCTCGCGGTCCGGTAGTCATCAACTCGATTAGCAAGAGCGGCGGAGCGAACTATCACGGCGAAGGCTACTTCTACGTACGCAATGACGTTTTGAACGCCAACGACTGGCAGAGCGACCACGCCGGTACCCCAAAGGGAAGCGCGCACTACTATTATCCTGGCGGCAACGTCGGCGGCCCGATTCCGCTCACCCACAAGAAAGTCCTTGGCTGGATTGGATACGAGCGCATTCTGCAGAACACCGGCAACGCAAACCGCCTGCAATCCTTTATTCCCACCCCAGATATGATGTCCGGCAACTTCACCGATACGCCGGCGAACGTCGCCTTCTGCAAGGGAGCTCTGACTCCCGGGGCAACCAATGGCTGTAACGACCTCACGGGCACGGTACTTCCGGATGGTTCCATCATTGGCCAAGGAAGCCGTCCGGCAGGCATCATCCCGGCGGAGTTCCTCGATCCGGGTTCCCAGTCTCTCGCTAGCTTCTGGCCCAAGGCCAATGCTGACCCGGCCACGACTCCTGGCGGCTACAACTACAATCAGGTCATCGCCGGTATCCATGATGGCTATATCTTCCGGGCCCGCGTGGACTACAACCTGGACGACAGCAATACCTTCTTCATCTCCTATCAGTACGGCCAGGACTCCGCGCCGTCTCAAGGTAACGGCGCACACATCTATTGGACACCGGGCAACTCCATCCCGTACCCAGGTGGTGGACTCATCAGCAGCTCTTTCTCGAAGTCGGTTGCGGGCCACTTTACCCACATCTTCAGCGCAACATTCACAAATGAATTCATTGCCAGCTGGGGCTACGGAAACTTCCCGGTCGGGCCAACCAATGCTTCGGGGGCCTATCGCACCACGCTCGGGTATCCAACCGGATACGGCACGGTCTTCAAGACGGGGTCTCTGCTGGTTCCGTCCTACAGCAGCGCTGGAAATCTGACCTTCCCTGACTTCTCGCAGCAAGACATCTTCGAAACCGGCGGTAAGTACCTGGTCCGCAAGGAGATGCCAGCGTTCTCGGACGGCCTTACTAAGGTTGTCGGCACACACACTGTGAAGGTCGGGATCTACGCGGAGAATGTCGGCAACATACAAGGCGGTTCGTTCTCTCCGAATGGCTCTTTGAACAATTTCGGAGCGGGCGGCAAAGTCTATAACAATCTCATCACCGGCAATCCCCTTGGCTCTCCAAATAACCCCACTGCGAACTTCCTGCTTGGCAACGTTCTCAGCTATACCGAAAACAATGCCGCCCCGATCAGCGACATGGCCTACCAGACTCTCTCTTTCTACGGAAATGATTCCTGGAAGGTTACAAAGCGGTTGAGTCTGGAATATGGCGTCCGCTTCGAGCACATCGGCCACTGGTACGACCGTCAGGGAACCGGACTTGCCGTATTTGCCCCGGGACTCGTCGCCAGCGACCTCGCGGCAGGAAAACTCAACCCTGGCATCTATTCACACGCCACCAGCCCCGGTATCTCCAAGGCGGGGTCGCCAGATCGCCTGCTGTTCGTCTCGCCGCGCTTCGGTGTCTCCTATGACATCTTTGGAACGGGGAAGACGATCGTACGTGGAGGCTGGGGCCGTTACCGCTTTAGCGACCAGTACAACGACTACACTGGAGCATTGTCCACTGCGCAGGCCATCCAGACCTATAGCTTGCCTAACCAAACCAGCGTGCTTCTCTCGCAGATCGGGTCGATTCCCGTGCCTGCACCCGGAGGGGTCAGCGGCGGCGTGAATGCCGTTGGCGCCAGCGACTATGGCATCCCGGAGACGACCAGCTATAACCTGACGATCTCACAACAAGCTCCTTGGAACTCCCTGGTCGAAGTCGCATATGTCGGCAACAGCGATCATCAACTTCTCATTGGCGGGCAGACGATCTCCGGTTCCGGTTTTACTTCGTACATCGATGTCAACAAGGTGCCGCTTGGCGCGTTCTTCGCTCCGGATCCTATTACGGGAGTGATATCGCCAAATCCCGAGAATCTGTCGCAAGGTGCGCCGAACAACAAAGAAGCGGATTACCGTCCTTACGGTAAGGCCTATGGAACCAACTCGGTCGTGGTCAACCAGCACGTCGGCTATGGCAACTACAACGGCTTGCAGCTCAGTTGGGTTAAGCGTTCCAGCAGCTTCACCTTCAACTTCAACTACACCTGGTCGAAGAGTCTTGGGACGGGTCTCCTTGAAGATCCTTTTGTGCTCCGGAACAATTATGGCGTAACTGCCGTGGATCGCCCGCAGGTCTTCAACTCGTCTTACGCGTACAACTTCCGTCGCGTCTATCACGGGGACTCCCGCTTGCTGGCGGGTGCGTCTAACGGCTGGACGCTTTCGGGCATCTCGACACTCCAGTCCGGCGGCAACCTCCAGGCGTTGGATAGCCCCAATTTCGGGCTCAACATCACAGGACTCAGCCAGAACACCTACTTCGGCACCAGCGCGCCGAAGCTGATTCAGCCGGTCGTGACCTGTGATCCAACCTCTCACCTCGCAACCAATCAGAAACTGAATGAGTCCTGTTTCGCCGCACCTGCCGTTGGCAGCAACGGACCCAGCACCTACCCCTATTACAAGGGAGCGGCGTTCTTCGATACCGATCTGGCGGCTTATAAGAGCTTCCAGATCAGGGAAAAACAGGATGTCCAGTTCCGGATCTCTGCATTCAACTGGGTCAATCATCCGCTTAGCCAATTCAGCGGTGGCAACCAGCTGCAGCTCAACTACAACAACAATCTGACCCCAAACACGTCAAGCAATTCGCCCACGCAGGGCTTCCTTGATACCAAGGCAGGCGGACATGCTGCCCGTATTCTAGAACTCGCTGTGAAGTACAACTTCTAA
- a CDS encoding CRTAC1 family protein: MAPPAGATKKDCTGRQIPQFTDVTAQAGIAFKHTSDPSKRYIVESMSGGVLLLDYDRDGWPDIYFTNAPTVAMAIAKKSSPGALYRNNHNGTFTEVTASAGLLNSCFAMGGAVGDYNNDGWPDIYLTCLGGNILYRNNGDGTFTDVTAKAGVRDGRWSTGAAFGDYDGDGFVDLMVTNYVDFHLDDLPSFGGSSTCRYQGIDVQCGPRGLKGAGDALFHNNGDGTFTDVAEKAGVSDPGGYYGLGALWSDLNSTGHPDIYVANDSTPKFLYKNDGHGHFEDIGLESGTALSAEGSEQASMGLAIGDYTHSGRQSLYVTNFSGENDTLYRNEGKWNFTEQSYAAGVALPSLPLVKWGTAFADLDNDGWLDLVAVAGHVYPQVDDLASGPRYREPGLFHLNQRDGTFCDASSMAGSALSTNRVSRGLAVGDLFNDGNLDLVIESLDGSPAVLRNAGVNGAHWASFELAGTTSNRMALNARIHIVAGGVSQVEEIHSGGSYLSQNDTRVHFGLGTATKIDTVEVLWPSGKVDRLKDISADTFYFILEGHGLVTADKVRPRKAQR, from the coding sequence GTGGCACCACCCGCCGGTGCCACGAAGAAGGACTGTACCGGCCGCCAGATTCCGCAGTTCACCGACGTCACCGCCCAAGCAGGCATCGCCTTCAAACACACCTCCGACCCCTCGAAGCGATACATCGTCGAGTCGATGAGCGGAGGAGTCCTCCTGCTCGACTACGACCGCGACGGCTGGCCCGACATCTACTTCACCAACGCACCCACCGTCGCCATGGCGATCGCGAAAAAGAGCAGTCCCGGCGCGCTCTATAGAAACAATCACAATGGCACCTTCACCGAGGTCACAGCCTCCGCAGGTCTGCTGAACTCCTGCTTCGCCATGGGCGGCGCGGTCGGCGACTACAACAACGACGGTTGGCCCGACATCTATCTGACTTGCCTCGGAGGCAACATCCTCTACCGGAACAACGGCGACGGCACGTTTACCGATGTCACCGCGAAGGCCGGGGTACGCGACGGACGATGGTCCACGGGCGCAGCCTTTGGCGATTACGACGGCGACGGCTTCGTCGACCTTATGGTCACCAACTACGTCGACTTCCACCTCGACGACCTGCCGTCATTCGGCGGCTCCTCTACCTGCAGATACCAGGGCATCGACGTACAGTGTGGCCCGCGCGGACTGAAGGGCGCGGGTGATGCGCTCTTCCACAATAACGGCGATGGTACCTTCACCGATGTCGCGGAGAAGGCCGGAGTCAGCGACCCTGGCGGCTACTATGGGCTGGGAGCGCTTTGGTCGGACCTGAACAGCACCGGGCATCCCGACATCTATGTCGCCAATGACTCGACGCCGAAGTTTCTCTATAAGAACGACGGCCATGGACACTTCGAAGACATCGGTCTCGAGTCCGGCACGGCACTGAGCGCCGAGGGTTCCGAACAGGCTTCGATGGGGCTGGCTATTGGCGACTATACGCACAGCGGCAGGCAGTCCTTGTACGTCACGAACTTCTCTGGCGAAAACGACACGCTCTATCGGAACGAAGGCAAGTGGAACTTCACCGAGCAGTCTTATGCCGCCGGCGTTGCGCTGCCGTCGCTGCCGTTGGTGAAGTGGGGCACAGCCTTTGCCGACCTTGACAACGATGGCTGGCTCGACCTGGTAGCAGTTGCCGGACACGTGTACCCGCAGGTGGACGATCTGGCGAGCGGTCCGCGCTACCGGGAACCCGGCCTCTTTCATCTGAATCAGCGCGATGGTACGTTCTGCGACGCGAGCAGCATGGCGGGTTCCGCGCTCTCAACGAACCGCGTCTCGCGGGGTCTGGCCGTGGGCGACCTCTTCAATGATGGCAACCTCGACCTCGTGATCGAAAGCCTGGACGGAAGCCCCGCAGTTCTGAGAAATGCAGGAGTGAATGGGGCTCACTGGGCGAGCTTCGAGCTGGCTGGAACCACGAGCAACCGCATGGCGCTGAACGCCCGGATCCATATCGTGGCAGGCGGTGTCTCGCAGGTGGAAGAGATTCATAGCGGCGGCAGCTATCTTTCGCAAAACGACACCAGGGTCCACTTCGGCCTGGGCACCGCGACGAAGATCGATACCGTGGAGGTACTGTGGCCATCGGGGAAAGTGGACAGACTCAAAGACATTTCAGCCGATACTTTCTATTTCATACTGGAAGGACACGGCCTTGTCACTGCGGATAAGGTCAGGCCACGCAAGGCACAAAGATAA
- a CDS encoding tetratricopeptide repeat protein: MKRITLVPLLFATVYLRGQIAPPTDSVLKQHYDLAQSLQSSGKFADAARQYRIFIADGLAEMALQTAAVGEYSKAEPLFDESLRLAPRSPGLKVRYAQAAFAANDFSRTRTLTESILREYPDNTKAAAKAHYLLGSALRKMNQEAASRSHFEAAVALDTSFENGYALAVAYLDLDDGAAATKIFSEMVSGLGDTAALHVEIGRAYLNSDFQQMAIPEFRKAIALDSKLPGAHYALALTLLTLGGDNSNAEARSELEAELKLSPNDASTHAQLGNIALQEERYPDAEKELKRAEELDSTDPKVSFYLGQMYAGEKRNNDAMAAFRRSIALTKDPAQNRYMVQKTHYMLGRLLIQAGDSEAGRQEMQLSSALLKRSLSKDRDRLAGDFEQKGASPDGTAPAASATAADPKRAQAVTALADFERRIAPALADSYNNLGVIAANENSTAEAVLSFQHASMWNPALPGLDENWGLAAARSGLYSEAIQPLTRSLKAQPSNPEVRAQLAISLFRTNDCAETLRVLAPITADVAATPELSYAHAVSLIKTGKEDAGMKELLEAIKLAPRNAALYAGLGAVELEQGKLSDAIAHMEQAEKLDASDAENHRRLAQAYRKAKRNADADREQAIYGTISKSSTSGAVADLP, encoded by the coding sequence ATGAAGCGAATCACCCTTGTGCCTCTACTCTTTGCAACGGTCTATCTGAGAGGACAGATCGCCCCGCCGACCGATTCGGTTTTGAAGCAGCACTACGATCTTGCGCAGAGCCTCCAGTCGTCAGGAAAGTTTGCGGATGCAGCCCGGCAGTACCGCATCTTCATCGCCGACGGTCTGGCTGAGATGGCACTCCAAACCGCTGCGGTCGGTGAATACTCCAAGGCTGAACCGCTGTTTGACGAATCGCTTCGGCTCGCTCCACGGTCCCCGGGACTGAAGGTGAGATATGCTCAGGCGGCCTTCGCGGCCAACGATTTTTCGCGCACCCGGACGCTCACCGAAAGCATTCTTCGCGAGTATCCCGACAACACAAAGGCCGCCGCGAAGGCCCATTATCTACTCGGTAGCGCGCTGCGGAAGATGAATCAGGAGGCGGCTTCGCGTTCGCACTTCGAGGCCGCAGTCGCACTGGATACCAGCTTCGAAAATGGCTACGCCCTCGCAGTGGCCTATCTAGATCTGGACGACGGGGCCGCCGCCACGAAGATCTTCAGTGAGATGGTCTCCGGCCTGGGCGACACGGCTGCGCTGCATGTTGAGATCGGTCGCGCCTATCTGAACTCCGACTTTCAGCAGATGGCGATTCCCGAGTTCAGGAAGGCCATCGCTCTGGACAGCAAGCTGCCCGGCGCGCACTACGCTCTCGCGCTCACACTGCTCACGCTCGGAGGAGACAACAGCAATGCCGAGGCGAGGAGCGAACTCGAAGCCGAGCTGAAGCTGTCGCCGAACGACGCTTCGACGCACGCCCAGCTTGGCAATATCGCACTGCAAGAGGAGCGCTACCCCGACGCGGAAAAGGAACTGAAGCGCGCGGAAGAACTCGACTCGACCGATCCTAAAGTTTCTTTCTACCTGGGGCAGATGTATGCCGGTGAAAAGCGAAACAACGATGCCATGGCCGCCTTCCGCCGGTCGATCGCACTGACCAAAGACCCTGCACAGAATCGGTACATGGTGCAGAAGACGCACTACATGCTGGGGCGATTGCTGATCCAGGCGGGTGACTCCGAAGCGGGCAGGCAGGAGATGCAGCTATCATCAGCCTTGCTGAAGCGCAGCCTCAGTAAAGACCGCGACCGGCTCGCTGGAGACTTCGAGCAGAAGGGTGCCAGCCCCGACGGAACAGCTCCTGCCGCATCGGCGACAGCGGCTGACCCCAAGCGAGCGCAGGCCGTCACGGCGCTTGCAGACTTTGAACGGCGGATCGCGCCCGCTCTGGCCGACAGCTACAACAACCTGGGTGTCATCGCCGCAAACGAAAACTCAACGGCGGAAGCAGTCCTCTCGTTTCAACACGCCTCCATGTGGAACCCCGCGCTGCCCGGCCTCGACGAGAATTGGGGTCTTGCCGCGGCTCGTTCCGGGCTGTACTCCGAGGCGATCCAGCCGCTGACTCGATCTCTCAAAGCGCAGCCTTCGAATCCGGAGGTCCGCGCACAACTTGCGATCAGCCTATTCAGGACGAATGATTGCGCAGAGACGCTTCGTGTTCTTGCCCCCATAACCGCCGATGTCGCGGCCACACCGGAGCTCTCTTACGCGCACGCTGTCTCGCTCATCAAGACAGGCAAAGAAGATGCCGGGATGAAGGAGCTTCTCGAAGCGATCAAACTGGCTCCGCGGAATGCAGCCCTCTATGCCGGACTGGGCGCCGTCGAATTGGAGCAGGGCAAGCTCTCTGATGCCATCGCCCATATGGAGCAGGCCGAGAAGCTGGACGCCAGCGACGCGGAGAATCATCGGCGACTCGCCCAAGCCTACCGCAAGGCGAAGCGAAATGCCGATGCCGACCGCGAGCAGGCGATCTACGGCACAATCTCGAAGAGCAGTACCTCCGGCGCAGTCGCCGATTTACCCTAG
- a CDS encoding type II toxin-antitoxin system RelE/ParE family toxin → MAYEVEVSDEFRGWYEPLSEAEQLSIGRVIELLEEKGTALAFPYSSGIQGSKLSHMRELRIQHEGRPYRVLYAFDPARTAFLLVGGDKTGNPRWYEISIPKAEGIYAQHLEELKRGM, encoded by the coding sequence ATGGCATATGAGGTTGAGGTGTCGGACGAGTTTCGGGGATGGTATGAACCCTTGAGCGAAGCCGAGCAGCTCAGCATCGGGCGGGTGATCGAGCTGCTGGAAGAGAAGGGAACCGCGCTGGCTTTTCCCTACAGCTCCGGCATTCAGGGATCGAAGCTCAGCCATATGCGCGAACTCAGGATTCAGCACGAGGGTCGTCCGTATCGGGTGCTCTATGCCTTCGATCCTGCCCGGACTGCCTTTCTGCTGGTGGGCGGGGACAAGACCGGCAATCCTCGCTGGTATGAGATCAGCATCCCCAAAGCGGAGGGGATCTACGCTCAGCATCTTGAAGAACTCAAACGCGGGATGTGA
- a CDS encoding helix-turn-helix domain-containing protein: MATKWKDLKHKASPETRERVKREALAEYAEMERIGVGVIRVARQQTQVAVAEQMHVPQSAVSRLENQNDCLLSTLRKYVGALGGTLEMRAVFPDGAVELDGLMRMPAGVEEQTSL, encoded by the coding sequence ATGGCAACCAAGTGGAAGGACCTGAAGCACAAGGCGTCACCGGAGACACGCGAGAGAGTGAAGCGCGAGGCTCTGGCCGAGTACGCCGAGATGGAGCGGATCGGCGTAGGCGTCATCCGCGTCGCACGGCAGCAGACCCAGGTTGCCGTCGCCGAGCAGATGCACGTTCCCCAAAGCGCCGTCTCCCGGCTCGAAAATCAGAATGACTGTCTCCTCAGCACCCTGCGGAAGTACGTCGGGGCGCTCGGAGGTACGCTCGAGATGAGGGCGGTATTCCCCGATGGTGCCGTCGAGTTGGATGGCTTGATGAGGATGCCAGCTGGAGTCGAAGAACAGACAAGCCTCTAA